The following coding sequences are from one Elusimicrobium minutum Pei191 window:
- a CDS encoding LytR C-terminal domain-containing protein gives MEQSRIEKIKNYLIIGIFLIIMACAFFAQRNSFIAQLYTGKAADNFNFIILSEPAIIMTYSPEKNLVTVANASLPAAKKTKNPPPELTDNQKALKLLEQKNISAKNYRFFNPSLKTSEENWNKFINTFSNWRYNPLLCAAYVYGYVKAIAQKRTNLRPYEFALLTLGLLNKEPTDFSITLDLPKSKKQTSVNEEKGGNSPLTTQDRPLIVEIYNASGEKGAALALTQYLRNINEKGLINIDVLQYDNYNKTEEQTKIIDHSGRIKEIKQLSVALGLRDNALFNENAPAAYCDAKIIIGKNFKMPK, from the coding sequence ATGGAACAATCTCGTATCGAAAAAATAAAAAATTATTTAATTATCGGCATTTTCTTAATAATTATGGCCTGCGCTTTTTTCGCGCAGAGAAACAGCTTTATAGCGCAGCTTTATACGGGTAAAGCGGCGGATAATTTTAACTTTATAATATTATCGGAACCGGCCATTATAATGACATACTCGCCGGAAAAAAACCTTGTAACCGTGGCAAATGCCTCCTTACCGGCGGCTAAAAAAACTAAAAATCCGCCGCCTGAACTTACCGATAACCAAAAAGCGCTTAAATTGTTGGAACAAAAAAACATAAGCGCTAAAAACTATAGGTTTTTTAACCCCTCTTTAAAAACTTCGGAAGAAAATTGGAATAAATTTATAAACACTTTTTCAAATTGGAGGTATAACCCGCTTCTCTGCGCGGCTTATGTTTACGGTTATGTTAAAGCAATAGCCCAAAAAAGAACAAATTTACGCCCTTATGAATTTGCCCTCCTTACTTTAGGCCTGCTTAATAAAGAACCTACCGATTTTAGCATAACGCTTGATTTACCCAAATCAAAAAAACAAACCTCGGTTAATGAGGAAAAAGGCGGCAACTCACCCTTAACCACGCAAGACCGCCCATTAATTGTTGAAATTTATAACGCCTCCGGCGAAAAGGGCGCCGCGCTCGCTTTAACGCAATATTTAAGAAATATAAATGAAAAAGGGCTTATAAACATTGACGTTTTACAGTATGATAATTACAATAAAACAGAAGAACAGACAAAAATAATTGACCACAGCGGCCGCATAAAAGAAATCAAACAGTTAAGCGTGGCCTTGGGCCTTCGCGACAATGCCCTTTTTAATGAAAATGCCCCCGCCGCCTACTGCGACGCGAAAATAATTATAGGCAAAAATTTTAAAATGCCGAAATAG
- the rsfS gene encoding ribosome silencing factor, with product MNTKELVFLTARYADEKKAENVTVIDLKGMSSLCDYIVLATVTSRPHLEAVEQEVSTNLKQVNLFKTKRDGGESNMWRVSDYGAFMLHLMTKEARDFYALDKIFSFGEVIDWQEKPQIKEVKKTAAKKETAKKTTVKKAATKKTTQKKAAVKKTAVKKTTAKKAAVKKTVKKAAPKKAVKKAAPKKVVKKAAVKKTPKKTTKKK from the coding sequence ATGAATACAAAAGAATTAGTTTTTCTTACAGCTCGTTACGCTGATGAAAAAAAAGCCGAAAACGTTACAGTAATAGATTTGAAAGGGATGTCGTCCCTTTGTGATTATATTGTTTTGGCTACTGTTACCTCCCGCCCTCATTTAGAAGCCGTTGAACAGGAAGTGAGTACCAATTTAAAACAAGTTAATCTCTTTAAAACAAAGCGCGATGGCGGCGAATCAAACATGTGGCGCGTGTCGGACTACGGCGCGTTTATGCTTCACTTAATGACAAAAGAAGCCAGGGATTTTTATGCTTTAGACAAAATATTTAGCTTTGGCGAAGTTATTGACTGGCAGGAAAAGCCCCAAATTAAAGAAGTTAAAAAAACCGCCGCAAAAAAAGAAACTGCTAAAAAAACAACTGTCAAAAAAGCAGCAACAAAAAAAACGACCCAAAAAAAAGCCGCTGTTAAGAAAACTGCCGTAAAAAAGACAACGGCAAAAAAAGCGGCCGTAAAAAAAACCGTTAAAAAAGCAGCTCCTAAAAAAGCTGTAAAAAAAGCGGCTCCTAAAAAAGTTGTAAAAAAAGCGGCTGTAAAAAAAACTCCTAAGAAAACAACCAAAAAGAAATAA
- the argS gene encoding arginine--tRNA ligase, with the protein MLDNLKKDIETKLFNAEVFEGAVLPPVDLTPAPPHTGADISLTWAMSAAKTLKKNPLEIAKAAVKVISEVTFVASASYAAPGFINIILEDSFISSSALDRRLKNRKTAGENKERVLIEFVSANPTGPLHVASGRGASLGDSLVRIFNALGIQCDSEYYVNDSGNQAMLLGVSLKARVNGQEPPENGYHGSYLIEMADEIREMSKDWTEEQFSIYAIEYLIKTHQRDMQAFNVNFTRWFRESELYKESLPAKALDFLKEKGLAYEADGAVWFGTTKDNDDKDRVLVRADGRPTYFLADIAYHKNKYDRGFTTLVDILGADHHGYVPRMKAAVKALGENEESFVPIIHQLVHLIEGGEKVKMSKRSGRFITLKELTEEVGADACRFLFASRTPDAHMNFDIDLAKKRTNENPVFYVQYVHARAASIARMAEQKHLQQAENLVDFKLTPQERTLLIKILWFKHALKNCVRDMSPHHLTTYLIELAGNFHSFYDACRVVDEDNPQTTAHRLLICDRVRERIKKGLEFLGVSAPEEM; encoded by the coding sequence ATGTTAGATAATTTAAAAAAAGATATTGAAACCAAGCTTTTTAACGCTGAAGTTTTTGAAGGCGCTGTCTTACCTCCCGTAGATCTTACCCCCGCCCCCCCCCATACAGGGGCAGACATTTCTCTTACATGGGCAATGAGCGCGGCTAAAACATTAAAGAAAAATCCGCTTGAAATAGCCAAAGCCGCAGTAAAAGTAATCAGCGAGGTTACTTTTGTGGCATCGGCTTCTTACGCTGCTCCCGGTTTTATAAATATAATACTGGAAGATAGTTTTATCTCATCAAGCGCTTTAGACCGCAGGTTAAAGAACCGCAAAACCGCCGGTGAAAATAAAGAACGCGTTCTTATTGAATTTGTTTCGGCCAACCCTACAGGCCCTTTACACGTGGCAAGCGGCAGGGGCGCCAGCTTGGGCGACAGCCTTGTGCGCATATTTAACGCTTTAGGCATACAGTGCGATTCAGAATATTATGTAAACGATTCGGGCAACCAGGCCATGCTTTTAGGCGTTTCTTTAAAAGCGCGCGTTAACGGGCAAGAACCGCCCGAAAACGGGTATCACGGCTCATATCTTATAGAAATGGCCGACGAAATTAGAGAAATGTCCAAAGACTGGACAGAAGAACAGTTTTCCATATATGCTATTGAATATTTAATTAAAACGCATCAGCGCGACATGCAGGCTTTTAACGTTAATTTTACGCGTTGGTTTAGAGAGTCGGAACTTTACAAAGAAAGCCTACCCGCGAAGGCGTTGGACTTTTTAAAAGAAAAAGGGCTTGCTTATGAGGCTGACGGCGCTGTCTGGTTCGGCACGACAAAAGATAATGACGATAAAGACCGCGTTTTAGTACGCGCTGACGGTAGACCTACCTATTTTTTAGCCGATATCGCTTACCATAAAAATAAATATGACAGGGGTTTTACAACGCTTGTTGATATTTTAGGCGCCGACCACCACGGTTATGTTCCACGCATGAAAGCGGCTGTAAAAGCTTTAGGCGAGAACGAAGAATCTTTTGTTCCGATAATACACCAGCTTGTTCATTTAATCGAAGGGGGTGAAAAGGTTAAAATGTCCAAACGTTCCGGCAGGTTTATAACATTAAAAGAACTTACCGAAGAAGTTGGAGCTGACGCCTGCAGATTCTTATTCGCTTCCCGCACGCCCGACGCGCACATGAACTTTGACATTGATTTAGCAAAAAAAAGAACTAATGAAAACCCTGTTTTCTACGTGCAATACGTACACGCAAGGGCCGCTTCAATAGCCAGAATGGCAGAGCAAAAGCATTTACAACAGGCCGAAAACCTTGTTGATTTTAAATTGACTCCGCAAGAACGCACCCTTTTAATAAAAATACTGTGGTTTAAACACGCTTTAAAAAATTGCGTAAGAGATATGTCCCCCCATCATTTAACAACATATCTTATTGAGCTTGCGGGCAACTTCCACTCTTTTTACGACGCATGCAGAGTGGTTGACGAAGATAACCCCCAAACAACCGCGCACAGGCTGCTTATTTGCGACAGGGTAAGAGAGCGTATAAAAAAAGGTCTTGAATTTTTGGGCGTAAGCGCGCCCGAAGAAATGTAG